A genomic stretch from Telmatocola sphagniphila includes:
- a CDS encoding glycosyltransferase family 4 protein: MKILIISNLYPPDFLGGYELGCRQVVDALRTAGHEVMVLTGTPRRVIPNHRDEPHVTRRLKLEDLYDDYSQRTMHPVMQSIQNLEANCISSFNVQILCEHLEKFEPDVAYLWNLIGLGGLGLIAALQHAGTPWVMHLMDMVPVKLCEIFRDRAVNGIQESFLKLCQGQFISCSQSTLHELAHYGLPVSERSILIPNWVEFFDELPREYCPEGKLRVVCAGTLSEAKGTKILIEAAFKLKNRGYSNFSIDLFGHCPDPQFESLILSFGLCDQVKYRGVKSQASLIESYTNYDLFAFPTHEREPFGFAPMEAAARGCVPLVSELCGFSEWFVHAVDCVKVHRSSEAWADALQRVLDDFSPYQRIGIRAAKIIKRDFCLPSILPRIVQVLKHAQFMNTTRKRSLEDACRMAILAERTFRSLLQELAA, encoded by the coding sequence ATGAAAATTCTGATTATCAGTAATTTGTATCCGCCAGATTTTCTGGGAGGTTATGAACTCGGGTGCCGCCAGGTCGTGGACGCATTGCGGACTGCGGGTCATGAAGTAATGGTGCTCACCGGAACGCCTCGGCGAGTGATACCCAACCACCGGGACGAACCTCATGTTACCCGCCGTCTGAAACTGGAAGATCTCTACGATGACTATTCCCAGAGAACTATGCATCCGGTGATGCAATCGATTCAAAACCTGGAAGCTAACTGTATCAGTTCCTTTAATGTGCAGATCCTATGTGAGCACCTGGAAAAGTTCGAACCCGATGTGGCCTACCTTTGGAATTTGATCGGACTGGGAGGCCTGGGGTTGATTGCCGCTTTACAGCATGCGGGAACTCCTTGGGTGATGCATCTGATGGACATGGTTCCGGTTAAACTCTGCGAAATCTTTCGCGATCGAGCTGTTAATGGCATCCAGGAATCTTTCCTAAAACTCTGCCAGGGACAGTTTATCTCTTGCAGTCAATCGACGTTGCATGAACTCGCCCACTACGGGTTGCCAGTCTCCGAAAGATCGATTTTGATCCCAAATTGGGTGGAATTTTTCGACGAACTCCCGCGTGAGTATTGTCCGGAAGGTAAGCTGCGAGTTGTCTGTGCTGGCACTCTGTCGGAAGCTAAAGGTACGAAAATCCTGATTGAAGCGGCCTTTAAGCTAAAGAACAGAGGTTATTCGAACTTTTCGATCGACTTGTTTGGCCACTGTCCGGATCCGCAATTCGAATCTCTAATTTTATCGTTTGGATTGTGTGATCAGGTCAAATACCGAGGAGTCAAGTCTCAGGCAAGTTTGATTGAATCGTACACGAATTACGATTTGTTTGCTTTCCCGACGCATGAACGGGAACCTTTCGGATTTGCGCCCATGGAGGCGGCTGCTCGCGGCTGCGTTCCTTTGGTTTCGGAGCTTTGCGGATTCTCGGAGTGGTTTGTTCATGCTGTCGATTGCGTCAAAGTCCACCGAAGTTCCGAAGCCTGGGCGGATGCGCTGCAAAGAGTTCTCGATGATTTTAGTCCCTATCAGCGGATCGGAATTCGAGCAGCCAAAATCATTAAACGAGATTTCTGCCTGCCTTCTATTCTTCCGAGAATTGTGCAAGTTCTCAAACACGCTCAGTTCATGAATACGACTCGAAAGAGGTCTCTCGAGGATGCCTGTCGGATGGCGATTCTCGCGGAACGAACCTTCCGCAGCTTACTTCAGGAATTGGCCGCCTAA
- a CDS encoding beta strand repeat-containing protein, translated as MRYAILTIFVAGAFLTCGLDQAIAQTYTWNGGGADSNWSTSGNWSSPPPVGGSSSTAIVLNGTTRTTTNQDLGNPFLLNSLALNTDGSATSGFVITGGQLQFTGAGANITVNTNGPSQPGNPLVIRSALDISSNALSISLPSASGDINNPYEALLSGALTGTGTITQNGSAIGSNFVLAGHNSAFAGTYTVTGTSTLVIGANDALNRQSIVNLNSSLGGLTTLTLTSTLAGTSNTAYSLAIGSLSGTSGGSSLALGDATNFSTLLTGFNNDSNDIYAGTISMSGSGSHFGKVGTGTQTLSASSTNTQGSISVRDGSLILSGSGNLGSTSTSPVNSLSISIYSGASSTPAELRTVTGTSTNSRIQNNAAINIGGGLFHINASGLGTSATGYVEIVGGLTLLSGQSTIQVDASTNSGAGLQFSSYSAGTNEGTVFFKGNSLGSSPVSVAGTSNITFSTSPTLVGGGGSSGQTNISILPSGFGSSTGSGTTPDSLVTIGANGVRPLTSAEYLTSFSSGSTLTDNVSLSGSVPTLNAATTINALLLPTSVTLNVTSVPLTITSGVLLNTSSSSSISSSGTLLFGASGTSTAYITVTNTLNIGLPITASNLSKSGAGNLILNNSVSLGSNPYVAVNAGTLTLGGSASFSSSGTLTYQVSAPATLDATAVGLNLTSNQILQGNGSVLGTVTVGNGGIIAPSALGGPSSSLASPGTLSTGTLTLLGGGSYVWYVGSETGGLYTSNKITGTTLNINSTSANPFIIKLTTLAASNSLGAIYDFDPTVINTWTLSSFTTVNGFAVNKFSIDTSNFQNSLAGGSFSISLANSNQNLVLTFTPAPEQGFLVICGFALLGISLAVRSNRRQSSLQGAARAFRRLK; from the coding sequence ATGCGATATGCGATTCTTACGATTTTCGTCGCTGGTGCTTTTCTAACTTGTGGTCTCGATCAGGCCATCGCGCAGACTTATACCTGGAATGGAGGCGGAGCCGATTCCAACTGGTCGACAAGCGGAAACTGGTCCTCGCCCCCTCCGGTCGGTGGTTCCAGTTCCACTGCGATTGTGCTCAATGGCACCACTCGAACAACGACCAACCAGGATTTAGGGAATCCTTTTCTTCTGAATTCACTGGCACTGAATACCGATGGGTCAGCCACGAGCGGGTTTGTTATCACGGGAGGACAGTTGCAGTTCACCGGTGCTGGAGCGAATATCACTGTCAACACCAATGGACCTTCGCAACCGGGCAATCCGCTCGTGATCCGATCCGCGCTAGACATTAGTAGCAATGCTTTGAGCATTAGCCTTCCCAGTGCTTCCGGCGATATTAACAATCCGTACGAGGCATTACTCAGTGGGGCTTTGACCGGGACGGGGACAATCACACAGAATGGATCGGCCATTGGATCCAATTTTGTCTTGGCGGGGCACAATTCGGCGTTCGCTGGAACTTATACAGTTACGGGAACGAGTACTCTGGTGATTGGTGCGAACGACGCTCTGAATCGCCAAAGCATTGTAAATTTGAATTCCTCCTTGGGTGGCTTAACCACACTGACTCTCACCAGCACCTTAGCCGGAACATCCAACACGGCGTACAGTCTTGCCATTGGAAGCTTAAGCGGCACCAGCGGCGGCTCCTCACTGGCGCTGGGCGATGCTACTAATTTTTCCACATTGCTCACGGGATTTAACAACGACTCCAACGATATCTATGCCGGAACGATCTCTATGTCGGGTTCCGGCTCGCACTTCGGTAAAGTGGGTACCGGAACTCAGACTCTAAGTGCTTCCAGTACGAATACTCAGGGCTCGATTTCTGTCCGAGATGGCAGTTTGATTCTTTCGGGTTCGGGCAATCTCGGTTCGACCTCCACTTCCCCTGTCAATTCCCTGTCCATCAGCATTTATTCCGGCGCGAGTTCCACCCCCGCCGAACTGCGAACGGTAACCGGCACGTCCACGAACAGTCGAATCCAGAATAACGCCGCCATCAACATAGGCGGGGGATTATTTCATATTAACGCCAGCGGATTGGGAACCTCCGCGACCGGCTACGTGGAAATCGTCGGGGGATTGACCCTACTCTCCGGTCAATCCACAATTCAAGTCGACGCCTCGACCAACAGTGGTGCCGGGCTGCAATTTTCCTCGTATTCCGCCGGTACCAACGAGGGAACGGTATTCTTCAAAGGGAACAGCCTTGGCAGTTCGCCCGTTTCTGTCGCAGGCACATCGAACATTACCTTCTCGACCTCACCGACTCTCGTTGGTGGAGGAGGATCCAGCGGACAAACCAATATCAGCATTCTGCCTAGTGGCTTTGGCTCCTCAACCGGTTCCGGTACTACGCCCGATAGCCTCGTAACCATCGGAGCCAACGGTGTGCGTCCTTTGACCTCTGCAGAATATCTGACTTCCTTCTCGAGCGGTTCCACGCTTACGGATAACGTCAGCCTCAGCGGATCGGTGCCGACCTTGAACGCCGCAACGACAATCAATGCTTTGCTTCTGCCCACCTCAGTAACGTTAAACGTAACCTCGGTACCGCTCACGATCACCAGCGGGGTCCTGCTCAACACCAGTTCCAGCAGTTCCATTAGTAGCTCGGGCACACTGCTCTTCGGTGCATCTGGAACTTCAACGGCTTACATCACAGTGACCAACACGTTGAATATTGGATTGCCGATAACGGCTTCGAATCTGTCGAAATCCGGGGCGGGTAATCTCATTCTCAACAACAGCGTTAGCCTGGGCAGCAATCCTTATGTGGCTGTCAATGCTGGTACGCTGACACTGGGTGGCTCTGCCAGTTTCAGTTCATCGGGAACTCTGACTTATCAGGTTTCGGCCCCTGCTACGTTGGATGCAACGGCTGTAGGACTAAATCTAACATCCAATCAAATCTTGCAAGGCAATGGATCCGTTCTCGGCACTGTCACTGTCGGTAACGGCGGGATTATTGCCCCCTCCGCACTGGGAGGCCCAAGCAGTTCCTTGGCGAGTCCCGGAACACTGAGCACTGGGACTTTGACACTGTTGGGGGGCGGGAGCTACGTTTGGTATGTCGGAAGTGAAACAGGTGGACTCTATACTTCGAATAAAATCACGGGAACGACTCTCAACATCAACAGCACATCCGCCAATCCGTTTATCATCAAATTGACTACGTTAGCGGCTAGCAACTCACTCGGGGCGATCTACGATTTTGACCCAACGGTAATAAATACCTGGACGCTCAGCTCGTTTACTACCGTAAATGGATTTGCAGTGAATAAATTTTCGATCGACACTAGTAACTTTCAAAATTCTCTTGCCGGCGGTTCATTCTCTATCTCACTGGCCAATTCCAACCAGAATCTGGTGCTGACTTTTACGCCCGCTCCGGAACAGGGATTTTTGGTGATTTGTGGATTCGCCTTACTCGGCATAAGTCTGGCTGTTCGATCTAATCGACGCCAAAGTAGCCTTCAGGGAGCGGCACGAGCTTTTCGGCGACTGAAATAA
- a CDS encoding WD40/YVTN/BNR-like repeat-containing protein — MRFHLALSLVLLNLPIASGQIQPQKIATSADFRGLCAVDRNTAWVSGTKGTVGKTIDAGKTWNLISVPDSEILDFRDVKAFDAQTAYLMSAGIGDLSRIYKTTDGGVTWKLQWKASRKEDFLDALGFWDDENGIALGDPVGGKFQLLVTSDGGRHWQPIDSKNLPEALSGEGAFAASGTCLITQGKNEAWFGTGSAKFARVFHSSDRGKTWTVSETPITAAVESAGIFSLAFRNSKNGIVVGGDYRKPNGTGSTVALTDDGGKTWKLVKDAVTFRSAVGYGSNRIIVAGTSGADVSVDQGRTWKSLDLENYNSVSFAKSGEGWLAGPKGRIAYLPAQ; from the coding sequence ATGAGATTTCATCTGGCACTGTCTTTAGTGTTACTCAATTTGCCCATTGCTTCTGGGCAAATTCAACCGCAAAAGATTGCAACTTCTGCCGACTTCCGAGGGTTGTGTGCCGTCGATCGTAATACCGCTTGGGTCAGCGGGACGAAAGGAACGGTCGGAAAAACGATTGATGCCGGGAAGACCTGGAATCTGATATCGGTTCCAGATTCGGAGATACTTGATTTCCGGGATGTAAAAGCCTTCGACGCCCAGACGGCCTACCTGATGAGTGCAGGCATCGGGGATTTATCTAGGATCTACAAAACGACCGATGGTGGAGTGACCTGGAAATTGCAATGGAAAGCATCGCGTAAAGAAGATTTTCTGGATGCGCTAGGATTCTGGGATGACGAGAATGGCATTGCACTTGGAGATCCCGTTGGAGGGAAATTTCAATTGCTCGTAACTTCGGATGGCGGAAGGCATTGGCAGCCAATAGACAGTAAAAATTTACCGGAAGCACTTTCTGGAGAAGGAGCTTTTGCCGCGAGTGGAACCTGTCTGATTACTCAAGGGAAAAACGAAGCCTGGTTCGGCACCGGGAGTGCAAAATTCGCAAGAGTGTTCCATTCCAGCGATCGAGGGAAAACCTGGACCGTATCGGAGACACCGATCACGGCCGCAGTAGAATCAGCCGGGATTTTCTCCCTTGCGTTCCGGAATTCCAAAAATGGTATTGTTGTTGGGGGAGATTATCGCAAGCCCAATGGAACCGGTTCCACAGTGGCGTTGACGGACGACGGCGGTAAGACTTGGAAACTAGTCAAAGACGCTGTCACTTTTCGCTCGGCTGTGGGTTATGGCTCCAACCGGATTATAGTCGCTGGAACATCGGGTGCGGATGTTTCCGTCGATCAGGGAAGGACCTGGAAATCTTTGGATCTGGAAAACTATAACAGCGTGAGTTTCGCCAAATCCGGGGAAGGGTGGTTGGCTGGACCAAAAGGGAGGATCGCCTATCTTCCAGCCCAGTAG
- a CDS encoding purple acid phosphatase family protein: MNSFDRRAFLGTSFSTIATSCLLGQEKAEPVIPKHIEGPLFQPNTLFLTWQRDPTRTMTIQWIGSRGETSDTTIYYTPFKENKSPKNEKSEVPQKPSPWKSQPSNTKPYPFTDLKIFRCELTQLEPNTEYQFRIGKVSPTYRFKTMPAKATDTIHFISGGDVSVNPHAIANNIAAAQQDPMFTLIGGDLGYDNGTSVEISLAFIRNYSKHMIGKNGRLIPLVTCIGNHEVDGGYHQPREKAPFFYSLFDGLYPEKGYTTLEFGDYLSLVLLDTGHTTRVEGEQADWLDKTLKARVDHPNVMVVNHVPAYPAYLPTAPKFDNQLDGSGAPNRKHWVPLFEKHRVPIVLEHHDHCFKRSRPLIDGSSNANGVVYLGDGSWGRLRSAGEKVEIPHIAATSDEYHMTLHRLQGEERFHLAINEHGKVMDFSRTAQRKKGVFRTTAEPGDK, translated from the coding sequence GTGAATAGTTTTGATCGCCGGGCATTTTTGGGTACTTCATTCTCGACCATTGCCACATCGTGTCTACTGGGCCAGGAAAAAGCCGAACCGGTGATTCCGAAGCATATTGAGGGGCCGTTATTTCAGCCGAACACGCTGTTTCTAACTTGGCAACGCGACCCTACGAGAACCATGACGATTCAATGGATTGGCTCCCGAGGGGAAACTTCGGATACGACGATTTACTATACGCCATTCAAAGAAAATAAATCGCCTAAGAATGAAAAGAGCGAAGTGCCCCAGAAGCCAAGCCCATGGAAATCGCAGCCGTCGAACACCAAACCGTACCCGTTCACGGATCTGAAAATTTTTCGATGTGAGCTGACTCAACTCGAACCGAACACGGAATACCAATTCCGGATCGGAAAAGTCTCCCCGACTTATCGCTTCAAAACAATGCCGGCAAAGGCGACCGACACTATTCACTTCATCTCCGGTGGGGACGTTAGTGTCAATCCTCACGCCATCGCCAACAACATAGCGGCCGCACAACAGGATCCCATGTTCACCCTGATCGGAGGTGATCTGGGTTACGACAACGGAACTTCGGTCGAGATCAGCCTGGCGTTCATTCGCAACTACAGCAAGCATATGATCGGTAAAAATGGACGATTGATCCCTCTCGTCACCTGCATTGGAAATCATGAAGTGGACGGCGGGTACCATCAACCGCGAGAGAAGGCGCCCTTTTTCTACTCCTTGTTCGATGGTTTGTACCCGGAAAAAGGGTACACCACACTGGAATTCGGAGACTACTTGAGTCTGGTACTTTTGGATACCGGGCATACGACACGCGTGGAGGGAGAACAGGCCGACTGGCTCGATAAAACTCTAAAAGCTCGGGTCGATCATCCCAACGTAATGGTGGTCAATCACGTGCCCGCTTATCCGGCATATCTGCCGACGGCACCCAAATTCGATAATCAACTGGATGGTAGCGGAGCACCCAATCGAAAGCACTGGGTTCCCCTATTCGAAAAGCACCGAGTGCCGATTGTTCTGGAACATCACGATCATTGCTTCAAACGTAGTCGCCCTCTCATCGATGGATCATCAAACGCCAATGGCGTTGTATATCTTGGAGACGGCTCGTGGGGACGCTTGCGATCCGCGGGTGAAAAAGTGGAAATCCCCCACATCGCGGCAACCAGCGATGAGTATCACATGACTTTACATCGACTCCAGGGCGAAGAACGCTTTCATCTCGCCATCAACGAGCATGGAAAAGTCATGGATTTCAGCAGGACCGCCCAGAGAAAAAAAGGAGTCTTCAGAACCACTGCGGAACCAGGGGACAAATGA
- a CDS encoding sialate O-acetylesterase, giving the protein MPGEKVKVTLGKSEAETVAGEDGRWQVTLTAQPVSKVPLTLEVHAKNHLVVKDILLGDIWLCGGQSNMEWALAGCDAPDDIRSANLPLIRQFGVDYNFANTPQKEVRGNWQICSPGTAPGFTAVGFYFARKIFRETGVPIGLLRSCVGGTNIELWMSQETLMNTPALAPYSKIMSDSLALYQKELLAAVPEIETWTKNCREQMKKGQALPLPPSMPEFPFGEKAFRPRCVTLHNGMIAPLIPFALRGALWYQGESNAGSYSDGLQYIEKKKAMVADWRNYFRDPNLPFYFVQLANWQQPNDNPAGGDGWAYIREAQLNCLKIPHTGMSVTTDIGDAADIHPHNKFDVGERLARWALASEYGQKIEVSGPIYKSLKIEGNHVILEFDHLGTGLMIGKKSGTRPTESDSGSPLKRFAIAGKDKKWFWAQAKIVGQTIVCECKDVPEPVAVRYAFSMNPVGANLYNKEGLPAVPFRTDNW; this is encoded by the coding sequence ATGCCTGGAGAGAAAGTGAAAGTGACTCTGGGGAAATCTGAAGCCGAGACTGTTGCCGGCGAGGATGGCCGCTGGCAAGTCACATTAACAGCTCAACCGGTCTCCAAAGTTCCACTGACTCTCGAAGTTCATGCGAAAAACCATCTGGTGGTTAAAGACATTCTTCTAGGGGACATCTGGCTGTGCGGCGGCCAGTCCAATATGGAGTGGGCGTTGGCGGGATGCGATGCCCCGGATGATATCCGATCCGCAAATCTTCCGCTCATCCGACAGTTCGGTGTGGATTACAACTTCGCTAATACACCGCAGAAAGAAGTACGCGGTAATTGGCAAATCTGCTCACCAGGTACCGCACCAGGATTTACCGCGGTAGGTTTCTATTTCGCTAGGAAAATCTTCCGGGAAACTGGGGTTCCTATCGGTTTACTGCGGTCCTGCGTGGGTGGCACGAATATCGAACTCTGGATGTCTCAGGAGACGCTGATGAATACTCCTGCTTTGGCTCCTTATTCGAAAATCATGTCGGACTCACTGGCACTTTACCAGAAGGAATTGCTGGCCGCCGTTCCCGAAATAGAAACTTGGACCAAAAATTGTCGAGAGCAGATGAAAAAGGGTCAAGCGCTTCCTTTACCTCCCAGCATGCCGGAGTTTCCCTTCGGGGAGAAAGCTTTTCGCCCTCGCTGCGTTACCTTACACAACGGCATGATCGCTCCGTTAATTCCGTTTGCCCTCCGAGGGGCTCTCTGGTATCAAGGGGAAAGCAATGCGGGAAGCTACAGTGATGGCTTGCAGTACATCGAAAAGAAAAAAGCGATGGTGGCCGACTGGCGAAACTATTTCCGAGATCCCAATCTCCCTTTCTACTTCGTGCAACTGGCTAACTGGCAGCAACCAAATGATAATCCTGCGGGTGGGGATGGCTGGGCTTACATTCGAGAAGCACAACTTAACTGTCTGAAAATACCGCATACCGGGATGTCTGTTACCACCGATATTGGTGACGCGGCCGATATTCATCCGCACAACAAGTTCGATGTGGGAGAAAGACTCGCACGATGGGCGCTGGCCTCCGAATATGGTCAAAAAATTGAAGTCTCGGGTCCTATCTATAAATCGCTTAAAATTGAAGGCAACCATGTGATCCTGGAATTCGATCATCTGGGAACGGGCTTAATGATCGGAAAGAAAAGCGGCACTCGCCCCACTGAATCCGATTCTGGAAGTCCCTTGAAACGATTTGCAATCGCCGGTAAAGATAAAAAATGGTTTTGGGCCCAAGCAAAAATTGTCGGACAGACAATCGTCTGCGAGTGCAAGGATGTGCCGGAACCCGTCGCGGTGCGGTATGCTTTCTCCATGAACCCGGTAGGCGCGAATCTTTACAATAAAGAGGGGTTACCGGCAGTACCGTTCCGAACCGATAACTGGTGA
- a CDS encoding sulfotransferase domain-containing protein, which translates to MTFRRYSPNLKSFFSKKIAPLNSASNGSSSASYSLAAPVNSTRKPSLPPLRLAIISTPRSGNTWLRHLLSRYYRLEQAALHIVNDRTLAGLPENVALQIHWRKEPGFSRLLSDQGFQIVTLARHPLDVLISILHFCLYDYQTDNWLLGKGGSEEGIRTAMPRSRAFIEYCKSSRAFELLSVTSDWWENSNSISLRYEDLVKDTSSALLGISDQLGPPRCRSVETVLSECSLGKLRQTNDTNHFWKGRAGLWRELLPKAEAEEILSVLSPICQKLGYECHPDLSLSDLAADNNWIRYVGTELKQTLEDWREKHLIAHNHGQSLTRDLNFVRTEKHKLEEYLPLEGFPMNAARMLHKMRLKFYGIFRFLKVPHAHVTNRYEHEDALKN; encoded by the coding sequence ATGACTTTTCGAAGATACTCCCCGAATTTGAAGAGCTTCTTCTCAAAGAAAATCGCTCCCTTAAATTCGGCGAGCAACGGCTCATCTTCCGCATCCTATTCTCTGGCCGCTCCCGTTAACTCGACTCGTAAACCATCGCTTCCCCCTCTCCGATTGGCGATCATAAGTACTCCGCGATCCGGAAATACCTGGCTAAGACACCTTCTGTCACGTTATTACCGCCTCGAGCAGGCCGCGCTTCACATAGTCAATGATCGTACCTTGGCGGGGCTACCGGAAAATGTCGCACTGCAAATTCATTGGCGGAAAGAACCGGGCTTCAGCCGACTTCTCAGCGATCAGGGATTTCAAATTGTTACCTTGGCTCGTCATCCGCTCGATGTGCTGATTTCGATACTTCATTTTTGTCTTTACGATTATCAAACGGATAATTGGCTTTTAGGTAAGGGCGGTTCGGAAGAGGGCATTCGCACGGCTATGCCTCGAAGTCGAGCGTTCATCGAATACTGTAAAAGCTCCCGGGCGTTCGAACTGCTATCGGTGACTTCGGATTGGTGGGAAAATAGTAACTCGATCTCACTGCGTTACGAAGATCTGGTGAAAGATACCAGTTCGGCTTTGCTAGGAATTTCCGATCAGCTTGGTCCCCCACGCTGTCGATCTGTTGAGACCGTGCTTTCTGAATGTTCTTTAGGTAAGTTGCGTCAAACCAACGATACCAATCATTTTTGGAAAGGTCGAGCCGGTCTTTGGCGCGAGCTCTTGCCCAAAGCGGAAGCCGAGGAAATTCTCTCGGTTCTAAGCCCGATCTGTCAAAAACTCGGATATGAGTGTCATCCCGATCTTTCGCTGAGCGATCTCGCCGCGGATAATAATTGGATTCGCTATGTCGGTACGGAACTGAAACAAACCCTGGAAGATTGGCGCGAGAAACACCTAATCGCCCACAATCATGGTCAATCTCTGACGCGTGATTTGAATTTCGTTCGTACAGAGAAGCATAAATTGGAAGAGTACCTTCCTCTGGAAGGCTTTCCGATGAACGCCGCCCGAATGTTGCATAAGATGCGGCTCAAATTTTATGGGATCTTTCGGTTCCTTAAAGTGCCCCATGCTCATGTCACAAATCGATATGAACATGAGGACGCGCTAAAAAACTGA
- a CDS encoding dienelactone hydrolase family protein — protein sequence MLRVQLDDGVNDTTSESNFDIEILAERLHYVLSWVEQNPDIRELPLGLCGEGRHAGAALIVGAKEPKKIRAIVARAGRPDLAESYLSSIQVPVLLVVGGYDDMLVHLNEKSHRELRCIKEILILAYASHSFTESGAMEEFADIARSWFNRHLANSEEQIETEIPVISFVDPEI from the coding sequence GTGCTCCGAGTCCAACTGGACGATGGAGTGAACGATACAACTTCCGAATCCAATTTCGATATTGAGATACTAGCGGAGCGCCTGCATTACGTCTTGAGTTGGGTTGAGCAAAATCCCGACATTCGCGAATTGCCTTTAGGGCTTTGCGGAGAGGGAAGACATGCCGGGGCTGCTCTAATTGTGGGCGCCAAAGAGCCAAAAAAAATTCGCGCGATCGTAGCGAGGGCGGGCCGGCCCGATCTGGCGGAAAGTTATCTGTCTTCGATCCAGGTTCCTGTGCTGCTGGTAGTTGGCGGCTACGACGATATGCTGGTTCACTTGAATGAGAAATCTCATCGTGAATTACGATGTATCAAGGAAATTCTCATCCTGGCTTATGCCTCACACAGTTTTACCGAGTCTGGAGCGATGGAAGAGTTCGCAGATATCGCCAGGTCCTGGTTTAACAGACATCTGGCAAATTCTGAAGAGCAAATTGAGACAGAAATCCCTGTAATTTCCTTTGTGGATCCCGAGATTTAG
- a CDS encoding universal stress protein, giving the protein MLTINTILHPTDFSEASDYAFHFACALARDYNARLILLHVDELSMYVTGEGVFMPPLPPVVDPSLLQEKLIRLKPSDSNIKVEHRIVEGEAAEQILKVAEQSKCDLIILGTHGRTGLTRLLTGSVAEHVLRKANCPVLTVKAPNNPAKAATATTEKKQTTGTA; this is encoded by the coding sequence ATGTTAACCATCAACACGATCCTTCACCCGACAGATTTCTCGGAAGCTTCGGATTATGCTTTCCATTTCGCCTGTGCACTGGCGAGGGACTACAACGCGCGTCTGATTCTTCTTCATGTGGATGAACTGTCGATGTACGTGACGGGGGAGGGTGTATTTATGCCTCCCTTGCCGCCAGTTGTGGATCCCAGCTTACTTCAGGAAAAATTGATCCGGCTGAAACCGAGCGACTCCAATATTAAGGTCGAGCATCGAATCGTAGAAGGGGAAGCGGCCGAGCAGATTCTGAAGGTGGCAGAGCAATCGAAGTGCGATTTGATCATACTCGGAACGCACGGTCGCACCGGATTGACGCGATTATTGACCGGAAGCGTGGCCGAGCACGTACTAAGGAAAGCCAACTGTCCGGTGTTGACGGTCAAAGCTCCGAATAATCCGGCTAAAGCTGCCACAGCGACAACGGAAAAGAAACAGACGACGGGTACGGCCTAA